From Rhodopseudomonas palustris, a single genomic window includes:
- the hypB gene encoding hydrogenase nickel incorporation protein HypB — MCTVCGCGDGSVAPGQAHGHAHHHGHDHSHDQSHDHSHDHDHAHDHDHHHDDHGHGHHHAHHHHDHHHDHGHHDHDQAPAAADGSIDFGGGIAGVHVPGLTQARVVQIERDILSKNDGYAAENRARVAAAGCFVLNFVSSPGSGKTTLLVKAITDLKDQHPIAVIEGDQQTANDAERIRATGAPAIQINTGKGCHLDAHMVGHALDQLPPAQGGLLFIENVGNLVCPAAFDLGEAHKVVVLSITEGEDKPLKYPHMFAASDLLLLNKIDLLPHLDFDLAATIEYARRVNPRIEVLTVSARTGEGMPAFYAWIAKRAAAARAAATAAE; from the coding sequence ATGTGCACGGTTTGCGGATGCGGAGACGGCAGCGTGGCTCCCGGCCAGGCGCACGGCCATGCCCACCATCACGGTCATGACCACAGCCACGATCAAAGTCATGATCACAGTCACGACCATGATCATGCGCACGATCACGATCATCATCACGATGATCACGGTCATGGCCACCACCACGCGCATCACCACCATGATCATCATCATGATCATGGTCATCACGACCACGATCAGGCCCCTGCGGCCGCGGATGGCAGCATCGATTTCGGCGGCGGCATCGCCGGCGTCCATGTGCCCGGCCTGACGCAGGCGCGCGTGGTGCAGATCGAGCGCGATATTCTGTCCAAGAACGACGGCTATGCGGCCGAGAACCGAGCCCGCGTCGCCGCCGCCGGCTGTTTCGTGCTCAATTTCGTCTCCAGTCCCGGCTCCGGCAAGACCACGCTGCTGGTGAAGGCCATCACCGATCTGAAGGATCAGCATCCGATCGCGGTGATCGAAGGCGATCAGCAGACCGCCAACGACGCCGAGCGGATCCGCGCCACCGGCGCACCGGCGATCCAGATCAACACCGGCAAGGGTTGCCACCTCGACGCCCATATGGTCGGCCATGCGCTCGATCAGTTGCCGCCGGCGCAGGGCGGCCTGTTGTTCATCGAGAACGTCGGCAATCTGGTCTGCCCTGCGGCGTTCGATCTCGGCGAAGCTCACAAGGTGGTGGTGCTGTCGATCACCGAGGGCGAGGACAAGCCGCTGAAATATCCGCATATGTTCGCGGCGTCCGATCTGTTGCTGTTGAACAAGATCGACCTGCTGCCGCATCTCGATTTCGATCTTGCGGCGACGATCGAATACGCCCGCCGCGTCAATCCGAGGATCGAGGTGCTGACGGTGTCGGCCAGGACGGGCGAGGGGATGCCGGCGTTCTATGCCTGGATCGCCAAGCGCGCCGCGGCCGCCCGCGCTGCCGCGACCGCGGCCGAGTAG
- the hypF gene encoding carbamoyltransferase HypF — MQPAMPVSASAARARVRVRGAVQGVGFRPFVYHLAQRYRLGGFVANDAEGVLIEVEGAALPEFIAALRSEAPPLARVDAIETEALHARGDRDFDIAETRGGAVTTRIGADAATCEACLDELFDPASRFHLYPFVNCTHCGPRYTLTQRLPYDRANTSMAKFALCADCARDYRDPANRRFHAEPVACPACGPRLDHSIAGIVARLRAGGIVALKSLGGYHLLCDAANEMAVAELRRRKGRDAKPFAVMVASEASLDRLVEASAAERALLSSVERSVVLMKSRGVLAPSVAPGLGALGVMLPYTPLHHLIFHAAAGSPAGRDWQRAPVDLVLVATSANGGGDPIVIDDAERKLAGVADLIVGHDRAIVVRADDSVAAIIDGAPSFVRRARGFAPQPVALPHAVPPVLAVGAYLKNTVSLTRGREAFVSQHIGDLATADTVRFFEHTVEHLTDLVGVTPAAIAHDLHADFASTRFAESLGLPLIAVQHHHAHVASIAAEHGVAAPLLGIVLDGHGAGSDGGNWGGELLRVDGARFARLGHLRPLALPGGDAAAREPWRMAAAALHALGQGREIAARFADQPRAAALAAMLANHGCATTTSAGRLFDAAAGLLGVCATQSYEGQAAMQLEALVKCPRVLGGGWEIGAGTLDLSPLLAHLAGRPAAQDGAELFHGTLAAALADWAVQAAEQTGLTTIALGGGCFLNRVLSEDLAARLRANGLVPLLARQVPPNDGGLSLGQVWIAGQLMAERELR; from the coding sequence ATGCAGCCGGCCATGCCTGTTTCCGCTTCGGCCGCGCGCGCCCGGGTGCGCGTGCGCGGCGCGGTGCAGGGCGTCGGCTTCCGTCCGTTCGTGTACCATCTGGCGCAGCGCTACCGGCTCGGCGGCTTCGTCGCCAACGACGCCGAGGGCGTGCTGATCGAGGTCGAAGGCGCGGCGCTGCCGGAGTTCATCGCGGCGCTGCGCAGCGAGGCGCCGCCGCTGGCGCGGGTCGACGCGATCGAGACCGAAGCGCTGCACGCCCGCGGCGACCGCGATTTCGACATCGCCGAAACCCGCGGCGGTGCGGTGACGACGCGGATCGGCGCGGATGCGGCGACCTGCGAGGCGTGTCTCGACGAGCTGTTCGATCCGGCGAGCCGCTTCCACCTCTATCCGTTCGTCAACTGCACCCATTGCGGGCCGCGCTACACGCTGACGCAGCGCCTGCCTTACGACCGTGCCAACACCTCGATGGCGAAATTCGCGCTGTGCGCCGATTGCGCGCGCGATTATCGCGATCCGGCCAACCGCCGCTTCCACGCCGAGCCGGTCGCCTGCCCGGCCTGCGGGCCGCGGCTCGATCATTCGATCGCCGGGATCGTCGCGCGGCTGCGGGCCGGCGGCATCGTCGCGCTGAAGAGTCTCGGCGGCTATCATCTGCTGTGCGACGCGGCCAACGAGATGGCGGTCGCCGAGCTGCGCCGCCGCAAGGGGCGCGACGCCAAGCCGTTCGCCGTGATGGTGGCCTCCGAGGCGTCGCTGGATCGTCTCGTCGAGGCGAGCGCCGCCGAGCGGGCCTTGCTGAGTTCGGTCGAACGGTCGGTCGTGCTGATGAAAAGCCGCGGCGTCCTGGCGCCGTCGGTGGCGCCGGGGCTCGGCGCGCTCGGCGTGATGCTGCCATATACGCCGCTGCATCATCTGATCTTCCACGCTGCCGCCGGCTCGCCTGCCGGGCGTGACTGGCAGCGCGCGCCGGTCGATCTGGTGCTGGTCGCGACCAGCGCCAATGGCGGCGGGGATCCGATCGTGATCGACGATGCCGAACGCAAGCTCGCCGGCGTCGCCGATCTGATCGTCGGGCATGACCGCGCCATCGTGGTGCGCGCCGACGACAGCGTTGCGGCGATCATTGACGGCGCGCCGTCCTTCGTGCGCCGGGCGCGCGGCTTCGCGCCGCAGCCGGTCGCGCTGCCGCACGCGGTGCCGCCGGTGCTGGCGGTCGGCGCTTACTTGAAAAATACGGTTTCGCTGACGCGCGGCCGCGAGGCGTTCGTATCGCAGCACATCGGCGATCTGGCGACCGCCGACACCGTGCGGTTCTTCGAACACACTGTCGAGCACCTGACGGATCTCGTCGGCGTGACCCCTGCGGCGATCGCCCATGATCTGCATGCCGATTTCGCCTCGACCCGCTTCGCCGAGAGTCTCGGATTGCCATTGATCGCCGTGCAGCATCACCACGCCCATGTCGCATCGATCGCGGCCGAGCATGGCGTTGCCGCGCCGCTGCTCGGGATCGTGCTCGACGGCCACGGCGCCGGCAGCGACGGCGGCAATTGGGGCGGCGAGCTGCTGCGCGTCGACGGCGCGCGCTTCGCCCGGCTCGGCCATCTCCGGCCTTTGGCACTGCCGGGCGGCGACGCCGCGGCGCGCGAGCCGTGGCGGATGGCGGCGGCGGCGCTGCATGCGCTGGGGCAGGGCCGGGAGATCGCCGCACGCTTCGCCGATCAGCCGCGCGCGGCGGCGCTGGCCGCGATGCTCGCCAATCACGGTTGCGCGACCACCACCAGTGCCGGACGGCTGTTCGATGCCGCCGCCGGCCTGCTCGGGGTCTGCGCGACGCAAAGCTACGAAGGCCAGGCGGCCATGCAGCTCGAAGCGCTGGTGAAATGCCCGCGCGTGCTGGGCGGCGGCTGGGAGATCGGCGCCGGCACGCTCGATCTCTCGCCGCTGCTCGCGCACCTCGCCGGGCGGCCGGCCGCGCAGGACGGCGCCGAGCTGTTCCACGGCACGCTCGCCGCCGCGCTCGCCGACTGGGCCGTGCAGGCCGCGGAGCAGACCGGACTCACCACGATCGCGCTCGGCGGCGGCTGTTTCCTCAATCGGGTGCTGAGCGAGGATCTGGCCGCGCGGCTGCGTGCAAACGGGCTGGTGCCGCTGCTGGCACGGCAGGTGCCGCCGAACGACGGCGGCCTCAGCCTCGGCCAGGTCTGGATCGCCGGCCAATTGATGGCCGAAAGGGAGCTGCGCTGA
- a CDS encoding HypC/HybG/HupF family hydrogenase formation chaperone: MCVGLPMTVISTEEGSALCVRRGEHRSVSTMLIGEVAPGDQLLVFIDSAIRRLDPEEARLIDDALDGVAAALEGRPFEHLFADLIDREPELPAHLRRDPQ, translated from the coding sequence ATGTGCGTCGGTCTTCCCATGACGGTGATTTCGACCGAGGAGGGCAGCGCGCTGTGCGTGCGCCGCGGCGAGCATCGCAGCGTCTCGACCATGCTGATCGGCGAGGTCGCGCCGGGTGATCAGCTTCTGGTGTTCATCGACAGCGCGATCCGCCGGCTCGACCCCGAAGAGGCGCGGCTGATCGACGACGCGCTGGACGGCGTCGCCGCCGCGCTGGAGGGCAGACCGTTCGAGCATCTGTTCGCCGACCTGATCGATCGCGAGCCCGAACTGCCCGCACATCTGCGCCGCGACCCGCAGTAG
- a CDS encoding hydrogenase accessory protein has product MSGSLAHAAARPNPPALVDEAGVDDFIARSGRIVVLFFRGDAARFPEAADLAVVLPELINAFPGRLVAAEIAAEAERGLMARFGVAVCPSLAVVQPGRTLGVIAKIQDWSSYLAQIGAMLAEVDRHGEAELRS; this is encoded by the coding sequence ATGAGCGGCTCGCTCGCGCACGCGGCTGCGCGGCCAAATCCACCGGCATTGGTGGACGAAGCCGGCGTCGACGACTTCATCGCCCGCTCCGGCAGGATCGTCGTGCTGTTCTTCCGCGGCGATGCCGCGCGCTTTCCGGAGGCCGCGGATCTCGCCGTGGTGCTGCCGGAACTGATCAATGCGTTTCCGGGCCGGCTGGTCGCGGCCGAAATCGCCGCCGAGGCCGAACGCGGCCTGATGGCGCGGTTCGGCGTCGCGGTGTGCCCGAGCCTGGCGGTGGTGCAGCCGGGGCGCACCCTCGGGGTGATCGCCAAGATCCAGGATTGGTCCAGCTATCTGGCGCAGATCGGCGCGATGCTGGCCGAGGTCGATCGGCACGGCGAAGCGGAGCTGCGGTCATGA
- a CDS encoding HyaD/HybD family hydrogenase maturation endopeptidase → MTDAPRVLILGIGNILWADEGFGVRAVEAFHRAYDVPANVTVLDGGTQGLYLVNFLQDHDHLLVFDAIDYGLEPGTLKLVRGDEVPKFTGAKKMSLHQTGFQEVLSAADLLGAAPRELALIGCQPLDLENWGGALTEPVRARIAPSLAMACAILAEWGIAVARRAEPLPEGAALLANDLDHDHYERRDAAASPTI, encoded by the coding sequence ATGACAGATGCGCCCCGCGTCCTGATCCTCGGTATCGGCAACATTCTGTGGGCCGACGAAGGCTTCGGCGTCCGCGCCGTCGAGGCGTTTCATCGCGCCTACGACGTGCCGGCCAACGTCACCGTGCTGGATGGCGGCACCCAGGGGCTGTATCTGGTCAACTTCCTGCAGGACCACGACCACCTGCTGGTGTTCGACGCGATCGACTACGGCCTCGAGCCCGGCACCCTGAAGCTGGTGCGCGGCGACGAGGTGCCGAAATTCACCGGCGCCAAGAAGATGAGCCTGCATCAGACCGGGTTTCAGGAGGTGCTGAGCGCCGCCGATCTGCTCGGCGCGGCGCCGCGCGAGCTGGCGCTGATCGGCTGTCAGCCGCTCGATCTGGAAAACTGGGGCGGGGCACTGACCGAGCCGGTGCGCGCCCGTATCGCTCCGTCGCTGGCGATGGCCTGTGCTATTCTGGCGGAGTGGGGCATCGCGGTGGCGCGTCGCGCCGAACCGCTGCCGGAGGGCGCCGCGCTGCTGGCCAACGATCTCGACCACGACCATTACGAACGGCGCGACGCCGCCGCATCTCCCACGATCTGA
- the hypA gene encoding hydrogenase maturation nickel metallochaperone HypA, translated as MHEMALCEGLIEIIEREARAQNFARVRTVWVEIGALSHVEPEAMRFCFSAVADAGIAAGARFEVVTVPGEAWCMSCAKTVPLAQRAEPCPDCGGYQLQVTAGDELRIKELEVD; from the coding sequence ATGCATGAAATGGCGCTGTGCGAAGGGCTGATCGAGATCATCGAGCGCGAGGCGCGCGCGCAGAATTTTGCGCGGGTGCGGACGGTCTGGGTCGAGATCGGGGCGCTCAGCCATGTCGAGCCGGAGGCGATGCGGTTCTGCTTTTCTGCGGTCGCCGATGCGGGGATCGCGGCCGGTGCGCGCTTCGAGGTCGTCACCGTGCCGGGCGAAGCCTGGTGCATGAGCTGCGCCAAGACGGTGCCGCTGGCGCAGCGCGCCGAGCCGTGTCCGGACTGCGGCGGTTATCAATTGCAGGTCACGGCGGGTGACGAGTTGCGGATCAAGGAATTGGAGGTCGATTGA
- the hybE gene encoding [NiFe]-hydrogenase assembly chaperone HybE: MTTEPTEPRDAEARAAGEAVAAIYRAAVPAMRDLPVFNPALDVAAIGFRARRDVAFGVIVTPWFMNLVRMPLDPGAAATQGQGEAVTHVLPVGALEFTIGRLDGFGGIESCSLFSPMFGFADQAAAEAAAAAALAAVLEPEQAADETPPPQAPGKMATTLDRRGLLRGAWMERRP, translated from the coding sequence ATGACCACTGAGCCGACCGAGCCGCGCGATGCCGAAGCCCGCGCCGCCGGCGAGGCGGTGGCGGCGATCTACCGCGCGGCGGTGCCGGCGATGCGCGACCTGCCGGTGTTCAATCCCGCGCTCGACGTCGCCGCGATCGGTTTTCGCGCCCGCCGAGACGTCGCGTTCGGGGTGATCGTCACGCCGTGGTTCATGAATCTGGTGCGGATGCCGCTCGATCCCGGGGCTGCTGCCACACAAGGCCAGGGCGAGGCGGTGACGCACGTGCTGCCGGTCGGCGCGCTGGAGTTCACCATCGGACGCCTCGACGGCTTCGGCGGAATCGAAAGCTGCTCGCTGTTCTCGCCGATGTTCGGCTTCGCCGATCAGGCGGCGGCGGAAGCGGCTGCGGCGGCCGCGCTCGCCGCGGTGCTCGAGCCCGAACAGGCCGCTGATGAGACGCCGCCGCCGCAAGCTCCGGGCAAGATGGCGACGACGCTCGATCGCCGCGGCCTGCTGCGCGGGGCCTGGATGGAGCGGCGGCCATGA
- a CDS encoding HupE/UreJ family protein, whose amino-acid sequence MTHLLRAGAALIALLGLSGFAEAHTGVHPMAADGFAAGFVHPFSGLDHLLAMVAVGLWAWSLGGAARWSVPASFVALLAIGATLGASGVSLPAVEPMIALSVIALGVLVALSVRVPTAAAAAMVALFGLFHGYAHGAEMPALAQPLAYGAGFVAATALLHGLGLALGATLPRFAPARSLRFAGGAIAAAGVALALPL is encoded by the coding sequence ATGACCCATCTGCTCCGCGCCGGTGCCGCCCTGATTGCGCTGCTCGGCCTGTCCGGCTTCGCCGAGGCTCACACCGGCGTCCACCCGATGGCGGCGGACGGCTTTGCCGCCGGCTTCGTGCATCCGTTCAGCGGCCTCGATCATCTGCTGGCGATGGTCGCGGTCGGCCTGTGGGCGTGGTCGCTCGGCGGCGCGGCGCGCTGGAGCGTACCGGCGAGCTTCGTGGCGCTGCTGGCCATTGGCGCGACGCTTGGCGCGTCCGGCGTCTCGCTGCCGGCGGTCGAGCCGATGATCGCGCTGTCGGTGATCGCGCTCGGCGTGCTGGTGGCGCTGTCGGTGCGGGTGCCGACGGCGGCCGCGGCCGCGATGGTGGCGCTGTTCGGCCTGTTCCACGGCTATGCCCACGGCGCCGAAATGCCGGCGCTGGCGCAGCCGCTCGCTTATGGGGCCGGCTTCGTCGCCGCCACCGCGCTGCTGCACGGGCTCGGCCTCGCGCTCGGCGCCACTCTGCCGCGGTTCGCGCCGGCGCGGTCGCTGCGTTTTGCCGGCGGCGCGATCGCGGCCGCCGGTGTCGCGCTCGCTCTGCCGTTGTGA
- a CDS encoding hydrogenase expression/formation protein, protein MRVGYSAKPDSDDIEMTLLPIGAGDAGRFGVTGAGAIAALATRGGEELTRQCPLLAGTLTQLAEALAAQRVEGPTTLLSIDHLSQAERSLLDDILGEGEVSGIVALPDRRVAQVQESVLAGLWRVRIEGDADGPARDYLEIGSIPAIVSRAAQDFPATDIAITAPPAGAMNVQPVLAEIRERMAAHQIGQPSHVINFTLLPMNEADMDHLATTLGNGAIQLWSRGYGSCRVLATGARHVWSVQFLNAMDTPILDTIEIGDVPAAVRAADEDFHDSAERLGEIIEAYFR, encoded by the coding sequence ATGAGAGTGGGCTACTCGGCCAAGCCGGACAGCGACGACATCGAAATGACGCTGCTGCCGATCGGCGCGGGCGACGCCGGGCGGTTCGGCGTCACCGGCGCCGGCGCGATCGCCGCATTGGCGACCCGCGGCGGCGAGGAATTGACGCGGCAATGCCCGCTGCTCGCCGGCACGCTGACGCAGCTCGCCGAGGCGCTCGCGGCGCAGCGCGTCGAAGGCCCGACCACGCTGCTATCGATCGATCATCTGTCGCAGGCCGAGCGCAGCCTGCTCGACGACATCCTCGGCGAAGGTGAGGTCTCCGGCATCGTCGCGCTGCCCGATCGCCGGGTCGCGCAGGTGCAGGAATCGGTGCTCGCCGGGCTGTGGCGGGTGCGGATCGAGGGCGACGCCGACGGACCGGCGCGCGATTACCTGGAAATTGGCTCGATCCCGGCGATCGTCAGCCGTGCCGCGCAGGATTTCCCGGCGACCGACATCGCCATCACCGCGCCGCCGGCCGGCGCGATGAACGTGCAGCCGGTGCTGGCGGAAATCCGCGAGCGGATGGCGGCGCACCAGATCGGCCAGCCGTCGCACGTCATCAACTTCACGCTGCTGCCGATGAACGAAGCCGACATGGATCACCTCGCCACCACACTCGGCAATGGCGCGATCCAGCTATGGTCGCGCGGCTATGGCAGCTGCCGGGTGCTGGCGACCGGCGCGCGCCATGTCTGGTCGGTGCAGTTCCTCAACGCGATGGACACGCCGATCCTCGACACCATCGAGATCGGCGACGTGCCGGCCGCGGTGCGGGCCGCCGACGAAGACTTCCACGACTCCGCCGAACGCCTCGGCGAGATCATCGAGGCGTATTTCCGATGA
- a CDS encoding rubredoxin — protein MTEFATSHDSETDPRTRMECGVCWTVYDPAEGDPLGRAAPGTPFAALPDDWCCPTCDAPPAKFLRLDDDH, from the coding sequence ATGACCGAGTTCGCCACGTCGCACGACAGCGAAACAGACCCGCGCACCCGGATGGAATGCGGGGTGTGCTGGACGGTGTACGACCCGGCCGAAGGCGATCCGCTCGGCCGCGCCGCGCCGGGCACGCCGTTCGCGGCGCTGCCCGACGACTGGTGCTGCCCGACCTGCGATGCGCCCCCGGCCAAATTCCTGAGGCTGGACGATGACCACTGA
- a CDS encoding nickel-dependent hydrogenase large subunit, with translation MTAAPGEDRIEVGIVRRGDRVVRLDITARRPIGIGRLAQGKSGETVVALVPRLFALCASAQGVAAAQALAAARGISPSPAIVAAQASAVLAERMIELLRGTVLLLGGGGSLSLTHHLRDLTIAARPRDPAAPLDDDAISRIAQGLEALGLAPRSFADAGACRRWLGSDALLARLHRPLLAAAEFGMAVIDPLTAADDAAIGERLIALGPSFAVRPDLAGRVPETGAVARNADHPVIASFGGGLGGRLLARLIEIAATPELLRAVRRGNVDTATVVQSAPLGAGIGLAAVESARGRLHHLIALDAGGAIRQFDILAPTEWNFHPEGPLARGLVGTNLRATEPDRQRVAALVAAFDPCVGYDVRFREAADA, from the coding sequence ATGACCGCGGCGCCGGGCGAGGATCGCATCGAGGTCGGAATCGTCCGCCGCGGCGATCGCGTCGTTCGGCTCGACATCACCGCGCGGCGACCGATCGGCATCGGCCGGCTGGCGCAGGGCAAATCCGGCGAGACGGTCGTCGCGCTGGTGCCGCGGCTGTTTGCGCTGTGCGCATCGGCGCAGGGCGTCGCCGCGGCCCAGGCTCTCGCGGCGGCACGCGGCATTTCGCCGTCGCCGGCGATCGTTGCGGCGCAGGCCAGCGCGGTGCTGGCGGAACGCATGATCGAGCTGTTGCGCGGCACCGTGCTGCTGCTCGGCGGCGGCGGATCGCTGTCGCTGACCCATCACCTGCGCGATCTGACGATCGCGGCGCGGCCGCGCGATCCGGCCGCTCCGCTCGACGACGACGCGATTAGCCGCATCGCGCAGGGACTCGAAGCACTCGGGCTGGCGCCGCGTTCGTTCGCCGATGCTGGCGCCTGCCGGCGCTGGCTCGGATCGGACGCATTGCTGGCCAGGCTGCACCGGCCGTTGCTCGCCGCGGCCGAATTCGGCATGGCGGTGATCGATCCGCTCACCGCAGCGGACGATGCGGCGATCGGCGAGCGGCTGATCGCGTTGGGACCGTCCTTCGCGGTGCGTCCTGATCTGGCGGGCCGTGTACCGGAGACCGGCGCCGTCGCGCGCAACGCGGATCACCCGGTGATCGCTTCGTTCGGCGGTGGCCTCGGCGGCCGGCTGCTGGCCCGGCTGATCGAGATCGCCGCGACGCCCGAGCTGCTGCGCGCGGTGCGGCGCGGGAACGTGGACACCGCCACCGTCGTGCAGAGCGCGCCACTCGGCGCAGGCATCGGCCTTGCCGCCGTCGAATCTGCCCGCGGCCGCCTGCATCACCTGATTGCGCTCGATGCCGGCGGGGCGATCCGGCAGTTCGACATCCTGGCCCCCACCGAGTGGAATTTCCATCCGGAAGGTCCGCTCGCTCGCGGGCTCGTCGGCACGAATCTGCGAGCCACCGAGCCCGACCGGCAGCGCGTCGCGGCGCTGGTCGCGGCATTCGATCCTTGCGTCGGCTACGACGTGCGCTTCCGCGAGGCCGCCGATGCATGA
- the cybH gene encoding Ni/Fe-hydrogenase, b-type cytochrome subunit yields the protein MTTEIARVQGAIDSAGERARSLQTVYVYQAPVRLWHWVNALLIVALCVTGYLIGSPPPSVPGEAIASFQMGYIRFIHFAAGQTLLVFFLLRAYWAIVGNKYSKQLFYMPVTNRTWWWGMLYEFKWYAFLVKDPKKYIGHNPLAHVAMFTFMLFMIFMICSGMALYAEGQGIDSWQYKLFGFMFWIFPNSQDLHTVHHLGMWAIVVFVIVHIYAAVREDILSRQSMISSIVSGERLFRDDLPD from the coding sequence ATGACCACGGAAATCGCGCGAGTCCAGGGCGCCATCGACTCGGCCGGAGAACGCGCCCGGTCGTTGCAGACGGTCTATGTCTATCAGGCGCCGGTGCGGCTGTGGCACTGGGTCAACGCGCTGCTGATCGTGGCGCTGTGCGTCACCGGCTATCTGATCGGCTCGCCGCCGCCCTCGGTGCCGGGCGAGGCGATCGCCAGCTTCCAGATGGGCTACATCCGCTTCATCCATTTCGCGGCGGGGCAGACGCTGCTCGTGTTCTTTCTGCTGCGGGCCTATTGGGCGATCGTCGGAAACAAATATTCCAAGCAGCTCTTCTACATGCCGGTCACCAACCGGACCTGGTGGTGGGGCATGTTGTACGAGTTCAAATGGTACGCCTTCCTGGTCAAGGATCCGAAAAAATACATCGGCCACAATCCGCTGGCGCATGTGGCGATGTTCACCTTCATGCTGTTCATGATCTTCATGATCTGCAGCGGCATGGCGCTGTACGCCGAGGGTCAGGGCATCGATAGCTGGCAGTACAAGCTGTTCGGCTTCATGTTCTGGATCTTCCCGAACAGCCAGGATCTGCACACCGTGCATCATCTCGGAATGTGGGCGATCGTGGTGTTCGTGATCGTGCACATCTATGCCGCGGTGCGCGAGGACATTCTCAGCCGTCAGAGCATGATCTCGTCGATCGTCTCCGGCGAGCGCCTGTTCCGCGACGATCTGCCGGATTGA